One Curtobacterium herbarum genomic window carries:
- a CDS encoding GNAT family N-acetyltransferase, protein MPATTRTTGDPIVVDDLSSDADAAAFRSLNERWITTFFTLEDEDRRLLGDPVRHIVEPGGVVLVARMGNEVVGCVGLAPHGTDEFELVKMAVDPDHQGHGTGRALIHAVIDRARELGARRVLLETNSSLTSAIHLYETTGFRHLGADEHPPSPYVRADVAMALDL, encoded by the coding sequence ATGCCCGCCACCACCCGCACCACCGGCGACCCGATCGTCGTCGACGACCTGTCCTCCGATGCCGACGCCGCCGCGTTCCGGTCCCTCAACGAGCGGTGGATCACGACGTTCTTCACCCTCGAGGACGAGGACCGTCGACTGCTCGGCGACCCGGTCCGGCACATCGTCGAGCCGGGCGGCGTCGTCCTCGTCGCCCGGATGGGCAACGAGGTCGTCGGCTGCGTCGGCCTCGCCCCGCACGGCACCGACGAGTTCGAGCTCGTCAAGATGGCCGTCGACCCCGACCACCAGGGCCACGGCACCGGCCGGGCACTCATCCACGCCGTGATCGACCGGGCGCGGGAGCTCGGCGCGCGCCGCGTGCTGCTCGAGACGAACAGCTCGCTCACGAGCGCGATCCACCTGTACGAGACGACCGGGTTCCGGCACCTCGGCGCCGACGAGCACCCGCCGAGCCCCTACGTCCGGGCGGACGTGGCGATGGCGCTCGACCTCTGA
- a CDS encoding SDR family oxidoreductase, translated as MPRDQYEFSDPTTRYPNTSPEPQQQPEPGLESRMDPKPDHGEDSYRGTGRLTGRRALITGADSGIGAAVAIAYAREGADIALAYLPDEEEDAQRIVALIEAEGRKAVTIPGDLTARNYPAVLVERAVAELGGLDAIVACAGKQHWQAEITDISDEQLVDTFTVNVLSLFRLVQAALPHLQPGSTIITTASMEAYQPAPDRLDYAASKAAINNFSKGLAQQLIGRGIRVNVVAPGPTWSVLQVSAGVDPETLPDFGSSESPMGRPGQPAELAPAYVFLASHESSFVAGETLNVNGGMVTP; from the coding sequence ATGCCCCGCGACCAGTACGAGTTCAGCGACCCGACCACCCGGTACCCGAACACCAGCCCCGAGCCGCAGCAGCAGCCCGAACCGGGCCTGGAGTCGCGGATGGACCCGAAGCCGGACCACGGCGAGGACTCGTACCGCGGCACCGGACGGCTCACCGGGCGCCGTGCGCTGATCACCGGCGCGGACTCCGGCATCGGCGCAGCCGTCGCCATCGCGTACGCACGGGAAGGTGCGGACATCGCACTCGCCTACCTGCCCGACGAGGAAGAGGACGCGCAGCGGATCGTCGCCCTCATCGAGGCCGAGGGACGGAAGGCCGTCACCATCCCCGGCGACCTGACCGCCCGGAACTACCCCGCCGTGCTCGTCGAGCGCGCCGTCGCGGAACTCGGCGGCCTCGATGCCATCGTCGCCTGCGCCGGCAAGCAGCACTGGCAGGCCGAGATCACCGACATCAGCGACGAGCAGCTCGTCGACACCTTCACGGTGAACGTCCTCTCGCTCTTCCGCCTCGTCCAGGCCGCACTCCCCCACCTGCAGCCCGGGTCGACGATCATCACCACCGCGTCGATGGAGGCGTACCAGCCGGCCCCCGACCGCCTGGACTACGCCGCCTCGAAGGCCGCGATCAACAACTTCTCGAAGGGTCTGGCGCAGCAGCTCATCGGCCGCGGCATCCGGGTCAACGTCGTCGCTCCCGGCCCGACCTGGTCCGTGCTGCAGGTGTCCGCCGGGGTCGACCCAGAGACCCTGCCCGACTTCGGGTCCAGCGAGTCGCCGATGGGCCGGCCTGGACAGCCCGCCGAACTCGCGCCCGCGTACGTGTTCCTGGCGTCGCACGAGTCGAGCTTCGTCGCCGGCGAGACCCTCAACGTGAACGGCGGCATGGTCACACCCTGA
- a CDS encoding MalY/PatB family protein, with protein MASDEQDPVGTLRGVRTSIKWTRYAPDVLPLFVAEMDHEVAPEIRQALIERVQQSDLGYLDGPGPLAPAFAGFARDRWGWDVDPARVYLATDVSVGIVETLRLALPDGGRVAITPPVYPPFFELVEEARCQVEEVPLREQWGVYRLDLDGLERAFADGVRVFLLCNPHNPIGLVHDRADLTALAELAARYDVLVISDEIHAPLTHPGVQFTPFAMIAEPLGARSVCVTSASKGWNLAGVKCSVIVAGDARTAALLDTLWEEVACRTSILGLHANLAAFSLAVSWLDDVIDRIVANDRLLAKLLAEHLPGVVYSRPRAGYLAWLDFRGLGLGDDPAVPLREHAFVALNSGLPFGAEGKGFARINLACSPETLREAVFRIAAAYPSSAQEGVVWHVA; from the coding sequence ATGGCGAGCGACGAACAGGACCCGGTCGGCACGCTCCGCGGGGTCCGCACGAGCATCAAGTGGACGCGGTACGCGCCCGACGTGCTGCCCCTGTTCGTCGCCGAGATGGACCACGAGGTCGCGCCGGAGATCCGACAGGCCCTCATCGAGCGGGTGCAGCAGTCGGACCTCGGGTACCTCGACGGGCCCGGGCCGCTCGCTCCCGCGTTCGCCGGGTTCGCCCGTGACCGCTGGGGCTGGGACGTCGATCCGGCGCGTGTGTACCTGGCGACGGACGTCAGTGTGGGGATCGTCGAGACGCTGCGCCTCGCGCTGCCCGACGGCGGCCGGGTCGCGATCACGCCGCCGGTGTACCCGCCGTTCTTCGAGCTGGTGGAGGAGGCCCGATGTCAGGTCGAGGAGGTCCCACTCCGCGAGCAGTGGGGCGTCTACCGGCTGGACCTCGACGGCCTCGAGCGGGCCTTCGCCGACGGTGTCCGCGTCTTCCTGCTCTGCAACCCGCACAACCCGATCGGCCTGGTGCACGACCGTGCCGACCTCACCGCACTGGCGGAACTCGCGGCCCGGTACGACGTCCTGGTCATCAGCGACGAGATCCACGCACCGTTGACGCACCCCGGCGTGCAGTTCACGCCGTTCGCGATGATCGCCGAACCACTCGGTGCGCGGAGCGTGTGCGTGACGTCGGCGAGCAAGGGCTGGAACCTGGCCGGCGTGAAGTGCTCCGTGATCGTCGCCGGGGACGCCCGGACGGCCGCGCTCCTCGACACGCTGTGGGAGGAGGTCGCCTGCCGGACGAGCATCCTCGGGCTGCACGCCAACCTGGCGGCGTTCAGCCTGGCTGTCAGCTGGCTCGACGACGTCATCGACCGGATCGTCGCCAACGACCGGCTCCTCGCGAAGCTCCTGGCCGAGCACCTGCCCGGTGTCGTCTACTCCCGGCCACGTGCGGGCTACCTGGCGTGGCTCGACTTCCGGGGGCTCGGCCTCGGCGACGACCCGGCGGTGCCGCTCCGGGAGCACGCGTTCGTCGCACTGAACTCGGGGCTGCCGTTCGGTGCCGAGGGCAAGGGGTTCGCCCGCATCAACCTGGCGTGCTCGCCGGAGACCCTGCGCGAGGCGGTGTTCCGCATCGCCGCGGCCTACCCGTCGAGTGCGCAGGAGGGGGTCGTCTGGCACGTGGCCTGA
- a CDS encoding isocitrate lyase/PEP mutase family protein encodes MTTSTAEKATTLQSLHSAPEILRVVNVWDAISAKTVAALPETRAIATAGHSIAAMYGYEDGGMSLGLALAGAKTVVDAVDLPVTADLDDGYEDPAETIRRAIGIGVVGANVEDRLRPFDESVARVAAIVRAAEQEGVAFQLNARTDAIARGGDRPIQESIADAIARGKAFLDAGAPLVFVPGGHQREVVEQLVEGLGRGKLSVIGLPGALPASEYEALGVARISYGPLTQRVALRALRDLAADLYLGGVVPEDTPTLN; translated from the coding sequence ATGACCACGAGCACCGCCGAGAAGGCAACGACCCTCCAGTCCCTGCACTCCGCCCCCGAGATCCTGCGCGTCGTGAACGTCTGGGACGCGATCAGCGCGAAGACCGTCGCCGCGCTGCCCGAGACCCGCGCGATCGCCACCGCCGGGCACTCGATCGCCGCGATGTACGGCTACGAGGACGGCGGCATGTCGCTCGGCCTCGCCCTCGCCGGCGCGAAGACCGTCGTCGACGCGGTGGACCTGCCGGTGACCGCCGACCTGGACGACGGCTACGAGGACCCGGCCGAGACCATCCGCCGCGCGATCGGCATCGGCGTGGTCGGCGCGAACGTGGAGGACCGCCTGCGCCCGTTCGACGAGTCCGTCGCCCGCGTGGCCGCGATCGTGCGCGCCGCCGAGCAGGAGGGCGTCGCGTTCCAGCTGAACGCCCGCACCGACGCGATCGCCCGCGGCGGGGACCGTCCGATCCAGGAGAGCATCGCGGACGCCATCGCACGCGGCAAGGCGTTCCTCGACGCCGGTGCACCGCTCGTGTTCGTCCCGGGCGGCCACCAGCGCGAGGTCGTCGAGCAGCTCGTCGAGGGCCTCGGCCGCGGCAAGCTCAGCGTGATCGGCCTGCCGGGCGCCCTGCCCGCGTCCGAGTACGAGGCCCTCGGCGTCGCCCGCATCTCCTACGGCCCGCTCACCCAGCGTGTCGCCCTGCGCGCACTCCGCGACCTCGCCGCGGACCTGTACCTCGGTGGCGTCGTGCCGGAGGACACCCCGACGCTCAACTGA
- a CDS encoding nucleotidyltransferase domain-containing protein, with product MQHEHIARLIRLAREDVGMSQEALAAVVGAAASSIAAHEAGSETPDPETLQLITAATEMRPSIPLVVHADRIRAEATRHRLHDVRVFGSVVRGTDTARSDVDLVVGTEPGADLFDLGGFVVAVERLTGFPVDVMTEEQLDDEYFAHVRDDAVPL from the coding sequence ATGCAGCACGAGCACATCGCGCGGCTGATCCGGCTTGCGCGTGAGGACGTCGGCATGAGCCAGGAGGCGCTGGCTGCCGTCGTCGGTGCGGCGGCGTCGTCGATCGCGGCCCACGAGGCCGGTTCCGAGACACCAGACCCCGAGACACTGCAACTGATCACCGCGGCGACCGAGATGCGGCCGAGCATCCCGCTCGTCGTCCACGCCGACCGGATCCGAGCCGAAGCCACACGTCATCGTCTTCACGACGTGCGGGTGTTCGGATCGGTCGTCCGCGGGACCGACACCGCACGGAGCGACGTCGACCTGGTCGTCGGGACCGAGCCGGGCGCGGACCTGTTCGACCTCGGCGGCTTCGTCGTCGCCGTCGAAAGGCTCACCGGGTTCCCCGTCGATGTGATGACTGAGGAGCAGCTCGACGATGAGTACTTCGCGCACGTGCGGGACGACGCCGTCCCGTTGTGA
- a CDS encoding Abi family protein codes for MKPSLSWDEQVALLLRRGLAIGDEAACRRFLAASNYYRFSGYARYFQVAPHLGNNDFHPGTTFEQVRAVYDADQAVRIALVRPLAEVELLLRSHTARVIADQHGPYVRYLERDFYTDVPGREPTVASCRRDIARSRDRHILRYRLETGEHSDYSKLPVWSAVEALSFGTLSKTIERGGRGTLAGAVASSIGIAKSGFAARVKALVYLRNRCAHQSRMWHHSVVDAGPTPNNVRSRAKKLAGQFGPRSVLDVVVSLDDLTSRTGTSAPMLPVLVEQNACESDFWRGLTAPERSRDHRS; via the coding sequence GTGAAGCCGAGTCTGTCTTGGGACGAGCAGGTTGCCCTTCTGCTCCGACGGGGGCTCGCGATCGGCGACGAGGCAGCTTGTCGTCGATTCCTGGCGGCATCGAACTACTACCGCTTCTCCGGCTACGCGCGGTACTTCCAGGTTGCCCCGCACCTCGGGAACAACGACTTCCACCCCGGCACGACGTTCGAGCAGGTCCGCGCTGTCTACGACGCCGACCAAGCCGTCCGGATCGCTCTCGTCCGACCGCTTGCGGAGGTAGAGCTGCTCCTCCGATCGCACACGGCTCGAGTCATCGCTGACCAGCATGGGCCGTACGTCCGCTACCTCGAGCGGGACTTCTACACAGACGTCCCCGGCCGGGAGCCGACCGTTGCATCCTGTCGTCGGGACATCGCTCGGAGCAGAGACCGCCACATCCTGCGCTATCGCCTCGAGACGGGCGAGCACTCCGACTACAGCAAGCTCCCCGTCTGGTCGGCAGTCGAAGCCCTGTCCTTCGGGACGCTGTCAAAGACCATCGAACGAGGTGGTCGAGGAACACTAGCCGGCGCGGTCGCCTCGAGTATCGGGATCGCGAAGTCGGGATTCGCTGCGCGCGTGAAGGCGCTCGTCTACCTCCGCAACCGTTGCGCGCACCAAAGCCGGATGTGGCATCACTCGGTGGTCGATGCAGGGCCCACCCCGAACAACGTCCGAAGCCGCGCCAAGAAGCTTGCCGGGCAGTTCGGTCCGAGATCTGTACTGGACGTCGTCGTGTCGCTCGACGACCTGACCAGCCGGACCGGCACCTCGGCGCCGATGTTGCCAGTGCTCGTCGAGCAGAACGCGTGTGAGTCTGATTTCTGGCGCGGTCTCACCGCTCCGGAGCGATCGCGCGACCATCGGAGTTGA
- the ychF gene encoding redox-regulated ATPase YchF: MALTIGIVGLPNVGKSTLFNALTKNQVLAANYPFATIEPNVGVVNLPDPRLDQLAELFHSEKTVPAPVSFVDIAGIVKGASEGEGLGNKFLANIREADAIAQVVRGFTDDDVVHVANKVSPKDDLEVINTELILADLETIEKALPRYEKMLKLKQAEPAVLEAATAAKAELEKGVLLSASKVDLEPIKELGLLSAKPFIFVFNVDEAILTDESRKAELAALVAPAQAVFLDAQVESELIDLDAEDAKELLESTGQTESGLDQLARIGFETLGLQTYLTAGPKESRAWTIGKGWKAPQAAGVIHTDFEKGFIKAEVISFDDLVATGSIAEARSQGKARIEGKEYVMQDGDVVEFRFNN; this comes from the coding sequence GTGGCTCTCACCATCGGAATCGTCGGTCTCCCGAACGTCGGCAAGTCGACCCTGTTCAACGCCCTGACAAAGAACCAGGTGCTCGCGGCCAACTACCCGTTCGCCACCATCGAGCCCAACGTCGGCGTGGTGAACCTGCCCGACCCGCGCCTCGACCAGCTCGCCGAGCTGTTCCACTCCGAGAAGACCGTGCCCGCGCCGGTGTCGTTCGTCGACATCGCCGGCATCGTCAAGGGTGCGAGCGAGGGCGAGGGGCTCGGCAACAAGTTCCTCGCCAACATCCGCGAAGCCGACGCCATCGCGCAGGTCGTCCGCGGGTTCACCGACGACGACGTCGTGCACGTGGCGAACAAGGTCTCGCCGAAGGACGACCTCGAGGTCATCAACACCGAGCTGATCCTCGCCGACCTCGAGACCATCGAGAAGGCACTGCCCCGCTACGAGAAGATGCTCAAGCTGAAGCAGGCCGAGCCCGCCGTCCTCGAGGCGGCGACCGCCGCGAAGGCCGAGCTCGAGAAGGGTGTCCTGCTCTCGGCGAGCAAGGTCGACCTCGAGCCGATCAAGGAGCTCGGGCTGCTCAGCGCCAAGCCCTTCATCTTCGTCTTCAACGTCGACGAGGCGATCCTGACCGACGAGTCGCGGAAGGCCGAGCTCGCAGCGCTCGTCGCACCGGCGCAGGCCGTGTTCCTCGACGCCCAGGTCGAGTCCGAGCTCATCGACCTCGACGCGGAGGACGCCAAGGAGCTCCTCGAGTCGACGGGTCAGACCGAGTCCGGCCTCGACCAGCTCGCGCGCATCGGGTTCGAGACCCTCGGGCTGCAGACCTACCTGACGGCAGGGCCGAAGGAGTCCCGCGCGTGGACGATCGGCAAGGGGTGGAAGGCTCCCCAGGCTGCCGGCGTCATCCACACGGACTTCGAGAAGGGCTTCATCAAGGCCGAGGTCATCTCGTTCGACGACCTCGTCGCCACCGGCTCCATCGCCGAGGCGCGGTCGCAGGGCAAGGCCCGCATCGAGGGCAAGGAGTACGTCATGCAGGACGGCGACGTGGTGGAGTTCCGCTTCAACAACTGA